One Gossypium hirsutum isolate 1008001.06 chromosome A11, Gossypium_hirsutum_v2.1, whole genome shotgun sequence genomic window carries:
- the LOC107892676 gene encoding uncharacterized protein has product MKNGESITDFFSRIRTIVGQLHSYGEQISDEIIVAKVLRSLTTKFDHVVAAIEESKDLSVLSVDEPMRSLQSHETRINRSTEKSEEQAFQVKETFTNLGENDRSTNNDQGRGGFRGGRGHGCGYGRGRGRGRNDGQR; this is encoded by the coding sequence TCAATTACTGATTTTTTTTCACGAATAAGGACAATAGTCGGCCAATTGCACTCTTACGGCGAACAAATTTCAGATGAGATAATTGTAGCTAAAGTTTTGCGAAGCTTGACGACAAAATTTGATCATGTTGTGGCTGCTATAGAAGAATCCAAAGATCTGTCAGTTCTCTCCGTTGATGAACCGATGAGGTCTCTTCAATCTCATGAAACAAGAATCAATAGATCAACAGAAAAGAGCGAAGAGCAGGCATTTCAAGTGAAAGAGACATTCACAAATCTAGGCGAAAATGATCGTTCAACAAACAATGATCAAGGAAGAGGAGGATTTCGTGGTGGTCGTGGTCATGGCTGTGGTTATGGTAGAGGCAGAGGCAGAGGAAGGAATGATGGACAAAGGTAA